In Nitrospiria bacterium, the genomic window GCCGCCCCCGGATCTTCTTTGCGGAGTTTCTCGAAGTCATCGATGGCCGCCCCGGTTTCTTCCAAATAAGACCGGAGATAGCTCTTGAGCTTCTTGGCCTCTGGGGAGTCAGGAGGGCGTCCTGAGCTTTTAGGGGCTTCGCCCTTCTTCCAGTCCCGACCGCCTGTTTTCATTCCCTTTGCCATCGGCTTTTATCGGCTTTTCTTCCGTCTGTTGTGAACCCCCGGTCAACATGTTCCGTAACGTCTCATCACTTCCGGCAGTGCATTTAGCTCCCGTAAGGTTTCCGCGATTGACTGTCCACCAGCCCACCAGTGAAAGCGGAGATCGGCATCAAATGGAATCACAAGATCATTGTTAGCCCTCAAGAATGGCATGGGGTGTTTAAGCGGTTGGATCAAGCCCAACCGAACAAATTCCATCGCCTTGGTCTCATCTTTGGGAATGAAAACGTCCCCTGGCCTAAATACCTTCGGCCCGGCGGGTGTCTTGATCTTCAAGGTCCGAACGGCCATGAATTTGACCATCTTCTAAAACCTCCAAGTTCGTGTCTGTTAGATCTACCAGCTCGCTTTCGGGTTGTTTACCTTGTCCTACGCCCTGGGTAGGGGACAGGTTAAACAAGGTCCGGTTCGGGTTGTTTACCTTGTCCTACACCCTGGGTAGGGGACAGGTTAAACAAGGTCCGGTAGAACTTAGAACCCCGTTCGGCGTTGGATTTCCAAAAACCTCTTTCTTCTCCCTCTCGGAGAAGACCGAGAATAGCGTTACGGCCCAGACCGGTTTTATCCTTGACCCGTTGAACTACATCCGACTGATTAGGCGTATTCCCGGTTTGTTCCATCTCCCGGATGATCTGCTGGACTTCGCTATATCTTGCGTTGTTTTCTTCCCGCTGGGAATTTTTGAGGTCCTGAGTGATGTCAGTAAATATCGGGCCGTCAGCCACCTTGAGAGTGAGTTTAAAATCCGAAAGCCACCGATGCTTTGTGGACCGGATTTCCAAGATGGTGGTTTCCCCTTCCCGTTTCTTTTCCATGCTCAGAACAACGTCAACTCCTGCTCCAAGTTCGGACGACCCTCGGTAGTCCTTTGCGGTCTCCGCTTTGCCTCCGTGATGAAGAACCAAGACAGAAGCCCCGTGTTTCGTTAACGCCCGTAACTGCCCGGTGATTTCGGCCATATCTGCGGACGAGTTCTCGTCTCTTCCCTCCATAAACCGCTTGAGGGTATCAATCACAATCAGGTTAAATTCTTTAGAGGCCAATTCCATGAAAGGTCCGTTCAAAGCGAGAGGGGGTGGATCATGCCACCAACACCAGACATGGAGATTCTCGGACGACCCGATTGACCTAAGCCGCAAAGGTAACAGGTCCGGCGGGTTCTCAGCATCAATGTATAAGACCGCTCCGGTTTCCGTCTCCCTGTTTAAAAATGGTTTTCCTTGCGCCACAGCAAAAGCGATGTTCAGGCTCAGGAACGTTTTATAAACTCCTTCACGAGCGCAGAGCATGACCACCGACGCCGTGGGGATTAGGCCGTGAACCTTCCAGGGGGTTTCATCTGGGGGCCTGAGTTTGTGAGATGGAACCCAAGGGACTGTTAGATTTCCCACGTCTTGAGGCTTTACGTGGTCCAAATACGTCTGCCGCTTTGCAGGTTTCTCCGGAAATAATCGCTCTGCGACTTCGCGCCGGTCGGTCATCGAAGGGCCTCCTCGATCACTTCCAGCCGTTCTAACAACCAGTGATGGGGCCTGTCTTCAAGAATCAAGCGCATCCGTAGGCGCGCTCTTTCCCGCTCAAGCTCAGCGCGGGAGAGCGCAGCGAGATCCCGGTGCGTCCATTTGATCCAGTCCTCCTCGGACCGCAACGGGTTGGGGATCTTGTAGATCTCACCGATCATTTCCTATCCCCGGTCAATGCGGGGCGGTAGCCCTCTTTAACCAGCCGCTCTATCTCAGACAGGGGAATACGCACTGAGCGGCCGATTTTGACGAAGGCCACACGCCTCAGAAAAATGTCTTTCCTCCACGTAGCCGCCTTCCGGCCCGTCACCTCTTCAGCCTGAAAAACAGTCAACAACTTCTCATCACTCTTAATCATCGCCGACCTCGCTTCAGTTTTTTCTTGATTTTTCCTAAAGGTGATCTTATACTATTTTTTGTTACCTGTCAAAACTACATTATTAGTTTCATCGACGGTGGATGGAAGGCAAATTAAACCTTACTTGGTAACGGAGATTTTCATGGCCCGGAAGAAAAAACCTGACAGGAGGCGTTTAGGGGCTCAGTACCGGCTTAGCACTCCGTCGGTAGAGCTGCTGCGGTGTCTGAACGACGGGATAAGGTTTATTCATAAGGAAGACCCGCGACAGATTAAGCTAGTGACGGATGGTAGATCTCGGGCTTATCTTCATGTCCCGGCGTACCAACCCTCCGGGACGGAGGAGAAACCCTTTCGGGAGGCGGTGAAGAAGATTGCTACGGCCCTGCGGCAAATTACAAGCCCCTCAGGCGTGCATTCTTTTTATGCTCTAATTAACCAGCATCTCCGGGACGCGGTTTTTCGGCTTGAGCCTCAGGCGGTCATGAGTGAGGAATTGCGTAAGAGGGTTCGTACCAAAGAGGGTCCTCTCGAAGATTATTTTCTTAAGCGGGGTTATACCGAAGAGAATTCTCGCAACAAGATGGTGGCTCTTCTCCGGAAGGGGGTCTATACCGAGGCGACCCTCCATTTCGCCCACAAAAGTTTCAGGAGCTTTCCGAGGCTTGAATGGGTCCCCGAGTTCAACCCGGACAGACCCGTCGGGTATCTCTGGGGATTGGCGGCGTGTCTGCTTCAGGACATATCCCAGCACCCAGAACGACTCAAATCATGCCAGCATTCGATTCGGGGAAAGCCTTGCTCCCGTCTCTTTTGGGATGAGGCCAAGAACAAGAGCCGGAAATTTTGTTACGACCCGGAGTGTTTGAAGGATTACAAGAGAGAGAAGGTCGAGCGATCAAGGAAGAAACCACACAAGGAGACTCAACATGGCAAGAGCAGGCGGTAAGGATCGGGGGATCTTGGAATGGCCCAAGGGGTCTGGTAAATGGTGGGTAAGGATCTTCGTCAATGGCCGAGAGAAACGCTACAGGGCGGACAATAAGACTCAGGCCAAGGCTCTCTACGGTCGGCTGAGGGCCGAGATCCGTGAGGAAAGGTTCTTCCCGGAGAAGTTCTCTACGACAAAAGAAATCACCCTTCGGGCATGGATTGAACGATACCTCGAAGGTTCTACCAACCGAAGCCTTGTCAACGAAAAGCGATACGGCCGGTTCTGGTCCTTGCTCCTGGGTAAACGCACCCTGTCAAGCATCACGACAGATGATCTCCGGCGGATTCAAGCCAAGATGAAAACCAGAGAATGGGTGAAGGTCAAGATGGCAGGCAAGGAGAAAGTTAAAATCGTCAAGAGGCATGCGCCAGCCACTATCAACCGTCAATTTTCATTCCTTCGTCATGTGCTTCAGATTGCCGTGAGGGATGGGAAGATAGGCCGGAATCCCGTCAGCGGGGTGAAGTTCTTCCCGGAGTCGAACCGGACGCGGTTTCTCTCGGATGAGGAGGTTAAGAGCTTGAAGGCCGTCATGAACCCGGACAACTTCAAACGGGTTGCGTTTGCGATCAATACCGGGCTTCGACGGGAAGAACAGTTCTCACTTCGATGGGATCAGGTCGGCTGGGAGAGCCGGACACTCACGATCCCGCTTCCCAAAGGCGGCAAGACCCGGCATGTTCCTTTGAGCGATGCTGCGCTTTCAATTCTCCGGTCCCTTGATACCCTGGACTCTCCGTGGGTCTTTCCGAGAGAGAGCAACCGGCTTTTACCCGGCTCTGCCGATTCTTTCGTCAATCGGAAGTATGCACCGGCTCTACGCAAAGCGGGGATCAAGGGGGCTTGCTGGCACACCTTGAGGCACACAGCGGCCAGTCGCCTTGTCATGGCTGGTGTGGACCTGTACGCGGTCAAGGAGATCCTCGGTCACCGGGACATAAAGACCACCCTTCGTTATGTCCACCTTGCGCCGGGATACCTCCATCAAGCGGTCAATCGAATAGGGGCCGGGATGGAAAATCAGGATGGAACCGTGACTAAAACCGTGACTGACGGAAAGGCCGAGGAAGTTGAATCTTCACAACCCATTGAAAAGAATTGGCTGGGGGACGAGGGGTCGAACCTCGATAGACAGAGTCAGAGTCTGTCGTCCTGCCATTAGACGATCCCCCAACCGTCTTACCTTAATTATAATAGAAATGGCAAAAATACGGGCTTCATTTTGAAGCATCGGGCGGGATCATGTCAATCGCTTTCTTGAGACGTTTGAGAGTGGTGTTTTTCCCGAGTATCTCCATCACCTCGTAAATTCCGGGACTGACGGTCTGGCCGGTCAGGGCCACGCGGACGGGCTGGGCCAGTTGGGCCAGCTTCAGTCCTTTCTGGTCCAGCAGTTCTTTAAAGGGTTTTTCCAACTCCGGCGCGGTGAAGGCCGTCACGGCCTCGAGCCGGTTCACGAGGTCGGTCAAAACCGGACGGATGTCCGGCGTTAAAAATTTTGCCCGGGCCAGTTCATCAAAAGGTATCTCCTCTTTCAGGAAATACGCCGTTCCCTTCGCCAGCTCGATCAGCGTGCGCGCGCGCGATTTGACCGCGGTGACGACCTGATCCAATACGCGTTCCTCGATCGTTTCCACTGAAAGCCCTTGCCCTGACAGAAACGGTTTGAGCAGACTGGCCAGCCGCCGGCCGTCGGCCTGATGGATATAATGGCCGTTCAGCCAGAGCAGTTTTTCCGGATTGAAAACGGCCGGAGAAGAGACGACCTTTTCCAGGGAAAAATTTTCGATTAATTCCTCGCGGCTGAACACCTCCTGATCACCGTGCGACCAGCCCAGCCGCGCGAGATAATTGATGAGCGCTTCCGGGAGATAGCCCTGGTCATGATATTCCGTAACCGAGGTTGCGCCGTGACGTTTGGAGAGGCGGCTCTTATCCGGACCGAGGATCATCGACAGATGCGCGAATTTCGGCAGGGAATACCCCAGTGCATGATAGATCTGGATCTGGCGCGGCGTGTTGTTGAGGTGATCGTCCCCCCGGATCACGTGCGTGATTTCCATCAACGTATCATCCACCACGACGCCGAAGTTGTAAGTCGGAACGCCGTCGGAGCGGAGCATGATCAGGTCGTCCATCTGCGCGTTGTCGAATTGAACGCGGCCCTTGACGAGGTCTTCCACAACGGTTTGTCCGGTTTGCGGGGCCTTAAAGCGGATCGCGGCCGGGAGGCCCGGAGGCGGGCCCTTGCGATCCCTGCACCGTCCGTCATAACGCGGAATGAGCTTCTTGGCCTGTGCTTCCTTCCGACGCGCTTCCAACTCCTCCGGCGTGCAATAGCAAAGATAGGCCTTGCCCTCTTTCAGGAGTCGTTCGGCATGCTCTTTATAGAGGGGAAGCCGGTCCATCTGCCGGATCGGGCCTTCATCCCAGTCCAGTCCCAGCCAGCGCATG contains:
- a CDS encoding AAA family ATPase codes for the protein MTDRREVAERLFPEKPAKRQTYLDHVKPQDVGNLTVPWVPSHKLRPPDETPWKVHGLIPTASVVMLCAREGVYKTFLSLNIAFAVAQGKPFLNRETETGAVLYIDAENPPDLLPLRLRSIGSSENLHVWCWWHDPPPLALNGPFMELASKEFNLIVIDTLKRFMEGRDENSSADMAEITGQLRALTKHGASVLVLHHGGKAETAKDYRGSSELGAGVDVVLSMEKKREGETTILEIRSTKHRWLSDFKLTLKVADGPIFTDITQDLKNSQREENNARYSEVQQIIREMEQTGNTPNQSDVVQRVKDKTGLGRNAILGLLREGEERGFWKSNAERGSKFYRTLFNLSPTQGVGQGKQPEPDLV
- the gltX gene encoding glutamate--tRNA ligase, translating into MTITENEKVRVRFAPSPTGYLHIGGVRTALFNWLFARHNKGTLILRIEDTDRSRSTEESIQAILDGMRWLGLDWDEGPIRQMDRLPLYKEHAERLLKEGKAYLCYCTPEELEARRKEAQAKKLIPRYDGRCRDRKGPPPGLPAAIRFKAPQTGQTVVEDLVKGRVQFDNAQMDDLIMLRSDGVPTYNFGVVVDDTLMEITHVIRGDDHLNNTPRQIQIYHALGYSLPKFAHLSMILGPDKSRLSKRHGATSVTEYHDQGYLPEALINYLARLGWSHGDQEVFSREELIENFSLEKVVSSPAVFNPEKLLWLNGHYIHQADGRRLASLLKPFLSGQGLSVETIEERVLDQVVTAVKSRARTLIELAKGTAYFLKEEIPFDELARAKFLTPDIRPVLTDLVNRLEAVTAFTAPELEKPFKELLDQKGLKLAQLAQPVRVALTGQTVSPGIYEVMEILGKNTTLKRLKKAIDMIPPDASK